In Centroberyx gerrardi isolate f3 chromosome 7, fCenGer3.hap1.cur.20231027, whole genome shotgun sequence, the sequence TGGTGATCTCGATGGCGAGCTGGACGCTCTTCTGCAGGGCGTCACGGGTGCGCTGGTCGACGGGCTCCACGGACTGGATGTCCACGCTGCTGATCACCAGGTTGTTCTGGTTGAAGCGCAGGCTGGGCCGCACCGCCAGCTTCTCATCGAAGCCGAACACCGCCGAGCAGATGATCCGGTTCGAGTTCTGGACGCAAACGCACAGAAAAGGTCTGAGATTGTTGACCAGGGTTTTTCtgtgactttccataactaagtcagaGCGCTTAAGACAAAATCGGATCAAATTTGGGTGCGTTTCAGGGACCGCTTAATCTCTATTGGTCAAGACAAACCTTGTGGAAGTCGTCAAACTGCACCGAGGCAACGGCTCCTCTGACCCGGGAAGCGATGGCTTTGCAGGCGTCGCCCACAAAGTCCGGCACTGAAAACAGAGCCGCCGCCTGGGCAGATTCTGTCGGAGTCTTCAGATCAAAGTGCCTGAACAgagcaagagaagaagacagatagaagacaaagagagaagaagaggggtgAAGTTTGGAGATGTTGGAACGGCAAACAATTTGGAGACGTCTGTgaaagagtgagtgaaagaAACGTGAAAGAATAAACTTACAGATGAGGAGAAATGCAtgtctgtgttggtgtgtgttttgtgtgtttctgtaggtTTGCAGGTGAATTAAACTTGAAAACCCAGCCAATGTCCTTTTGATAAATCGTTAGGAGCCACACTTAgatataatccaccaagcagcactttatttcactaCCACCCCCCACAGTGTATTTTGGTTGTAAgagattgtgggaataacaggcaAACCAATTCAACAAGTTGAAATTTTACTGAGATAACTGCTTCTTATGAAAGAAGCGCTTTAACATCTGAACTTCTCCGTTCATTATGATCTTGTTTGGGAttgtggatgtgtttgtgttttttatgtatCATGACTATTTGTTGTGGCTTTAGTGTTTCattgtatatttttattgtgaactgaactgaattgaattccTCAGTCCATTAGATGCACGCCAAATTGAAGGCTCCTAACAATTCGTATGAGGTCTTGAATGAACTTCTATCAGGTATTTACGGTTACCAGAATGCAAAGCAACAACAAACTGGCAGATTTATTTTTCTCCACACAAAGTACAGCGGCGTGTCGTGGTTTTACCAGTTGTAGgacagctgcagctgcagccggGCGTGGTCGGCCGTCTCGATGGTGATGATGTCGGTGAAGAAGTCGGGCCCCAGCAGGAGGCAGACGGCCTTGATGACGTTGGCTCTCTTGGGTTTGTCCCCCGACAGCGACAGCACGGTGAACTGCTCGTCCGGCCCCAGCATCACCATCTCCGGCCCGAACACCACCCTGCCAACCGGACACAGTGAGGACTTCATCTGCCAcctccccatccatccatccaccaatccctccctcccaacATGAATCCCGAATCCTACCTGGCTCTCTTCTCCCTGTAGTCGTAGACCTGGACGGCGGCGTTGTGTGGCACCCGGTAGGCGACCACCCTGGTCTTGTCCCGCTGCTTGCCGGCCGCCGGCCTGCTGCGGTCCGAGCGGTCGGCCAGCGGGTCGTGGGGCGAAGCCAGCAGGTTCTCCACGTTCTGAGGCAGCTCCTTCTCCCACAGCTCCTCGTCCTGCGTCAGCATGTAGGTGTGGCCGATCACCGCCCGCACCTGGAGGGGAACGTTACGATCAGACAGACCGTCTCAGTAGCCGTGTGATGAAAGGCTATTAAAAGTCAATTTCTTTGTTGCAGTAATGCgattatttttttcagtaacgagggattacaatttcaaatacagtaattacattacagttactaatcccagtaaTCTGCTGCGTTACTTAAACCTGAACCcccttcaaccttttcttttcctctcctttgaaagattttttttttcaaaatcccgGTTTGGTGTTTTCGTCATATGtataaaaagcaaaacaaaagatggaggatgagggagagacacagactttcagcagctgtctattacttttaatttatcTCAGTCAAGGATGCAAAGAACATTCTGGTCCGTTGTAAACTTTGTCTGGCAGCAAAACGCTTTCCAcagcgaaaaacacaacatccaatttATCAAAGCTTCtaatacacaacaaaacaaagtgaaactcagggaactaattactgctgctgttgacgaATTagtacagtaatgtgattaatttttttaaatgagtaacAAGTAATTGATTTTCTGAGTGACTAGTAAGCAGATGATATGCTGTCAGCACCCGCCGGTCAAAAGGCAGCTTAGGCCCAGAACACCCACCTTTCCCGTCTTCATGTCCCGGACGTAAATGCCCTCGTTCTCGTCCAGCGGGATGGCATGGCGCTTCAGCACCACCTCCACGGCGCCGGGGGGGACGTACTCGATGGGGCCGCGCAGCATCCAGCGGTCCCCGGGCCGCCGGAGGACGCCGCTCCTCCGCGAGCGCTTGGCCCTCTCCTCCAtcggctcctcctcctcctcctcctcctcgtcgtGCTGGCAGAGAGAACGGGGGAGAGAGACGAGGACGAGGGAGAGAAGGGTTAGCGTGGCGATGCACTGGAGCAagggaggcggagggggagggggagggggagggggaggaggaggagggggaggaggaagggctggacatggaggagagggggtTGGAGAGAGGCACTgagggacagaaggagagaggaaaaagtgagaagtggggaaagtgagggagaggtTTAAGAGATTGAgccacagagggaggaggatagAAGGGGTTGGGAGAGTGATTATGAATGGACATGGTGTCAGGAGAGCAgatgggggatggaggggaCAGGAAAAGAGgacaagaagggagagaagaagaagaagagaacagAGTCGGGGTAGAATGGGTTAGCCAAGTTAGGAAAGGAGGATGGTGCAGCGAAGGACAGAAAAACCTCATTCCTCATTAAAcatctcttactctctctctgattgtctATGCTCGTCTCCCTGAGTAGTTGCATTACCAGTAAAGACGTTTTGGATGGTTCtcactaggcttgggccgatattcaatattcgtgaatatcgcgatattttccGCAAACTATTGAATATTGGTATCGAAAAAAATTGTCATTGTATTTCAAGTGGGTtccattgtttcctccaatgcttgaatagtaagatcaaatttctagaagaagaagaagaaatttagaaGAACAACAAAATACCCccccaaaaacagaaaaaacaaaacaaaaaaaacccctgataatatcgtatatcgcgatattttggcaggacagCATCGCAAtattaaattttggatatcgcccgaGCCTAGTTCTCACATTGAAAGGGAGGCTGCAGCATTTTATGGTTGAGGATTAGTTTTAGGTCTGAGGTTGGGGTTAGATTTAGTTAGGTTGGGTAGGCATGTAGCagtgagggttaaggttagatcTGGAATGTAGtcagattttgtgtgtgtgcattcctcTTCTTGTGAGCAGCCGGTTGCACCAGACAAGCCGTCCAGACCAGTACAGTACAAATGTGTTTAGGCTCAAGGTTGttttcccagtcagcagcccttccctccctgcatgCCTGTCTactccatcacctcctcctcctcctcctcctccacacagaGACACGAGAAAACAGTGAGCAGaggaaagaaagcaagcaaagACGCTGAATACCgttaaatcaaaataaaacaaatcatcatctctcttccatcttctcTCCAATGCACTGAactatccatccctccttcctcccactgcatctcctcctcctcacttcacctccctcctcaccagctcaccctgatctcacacaaatacgtgaaatgaacacgacttgttaaccccgaattctgtgtttgtctgcagtagcagtttagtagtactgtagtactttGGTAGCGGCTGTCCATCCAGATATTTTGTTGGATGCAAAGAAACATGGTGCTCTATTTGTGTCTGGATGTTGGCAGCGGTCATGTTGAACGCACTCTGTGAAGGAGTGAGTCATTTATTTCCCTTTGATTCCAGACTTTTTAGATGGTGAAACCCTGCATTACAACAAGGTTAATCACCATTTTCTGGGAGTTAACACATCACTGACTGACATGGGAGCAGTGTTTTGCAGAACTGGCGAGCCTACTTTGTTCAAAAAAGAATTACGAtcctgtagttgttggtgccaaCTTCCACATACTGTAACTGCCATGGGAACTTGATTGCTTTATTGCCATTGTTTTCCAACCGGACGTCTCCTCCAGAGGTGGGGGcagacacagtcagacacatttttaattgtttgagacttgacttgatgcatgaagagaagacttgagacttgacttgggttctggtgacttgggacttgactttgatgacttgaaaaggtttctaaagtcttggcttgagatcttgtgttaatgtaaatgtgtaaatgacttagattgaaagtgatgagatttgttccagcagacgactgaatttaaattctgttttctgaatttgtatggaatgattgaatttattgaagttgaaactgattatagaaatcaaactcatgatgctcttaccaagtttttatcctattaaaactaGATAttcagttttctttaagatattaaattgatactggactcttgatttgttctgacttgacttgctgttctacatttagtcTTGGGacctgacttgagacttgtgcctcaagacttgggacttgacttggtcacccctctgctctgctcaccTGCTCGGTGTCGTTGAAGGCCTCCACGGCCCGCAGCACCAGGCCCTCCTCCTCTgacaacacatacacatcctGGATGCCTTGTTCAAGATGCTCTCCAGGCTGCAGGAAGAACGAACGCTCaccctgacagagagagagagagagagaggcaggttgGAGGGGCaggactgtaaaaaaaaatctgtgatggttttattggttggagattttatttacgcctcctgcagcagcacgaggtcaccatgaaagatactctttTCCTAgatttccaggaagtaaaagtaatgggagccTAACCCTACATAATTACATCCACTATGTCCATCTATGCATTGAATGATTTTGCAGAATGATTTCATATGAAGAACACCAGTAAATTCAGTTTAATCCAGACTGGGGCTTGGTCCTCCTCACCTTCACCACCCTCTTCTGGCCCAGCTGAGGTTTTCCGTCCAGTCCCACGGGGTCCAGGATCACGCAGTACTGCCGGCTGCTCATAGTCGTCACGTTGACCACGCCCACCACCTCCTCGGCCACGGAGGGGATGTGAGCCTCCCTGTCGGCCATGGTGACGAGCCACTCCTCCCCCGTGCGCCGGTCCCGCCCGCCGGCGTCCTTGAAGGGCCGCAGAGCGCGAACGTGCAGCGCTTTCTGACGAGACACAGGGAGACGGGGAGGGAGGACGTAGATGAGATGGAAAGCgggaagaaagacaagaaagacgCCACAATAATACATTCTACTGTTATACAGAGGGTGCACTTGTTTTAGGGCGACGATGTGCGGGCTGGGTGGAGTTTGCGCTCGTTTTAAAACAGGCAATCCTGGTGGCAgtgaattcaattcaatgaccAAATGTCAAAAAGAGCATCAAAAGAAACATTCAAAGTCCAGTTCATTATTTCCAGAGTTGTTAAGGTAGGATTTTTTCATACTGTTTTCatatttgtttcatttgtgtgtAAACATGTAAAGTGGGCGTGAATTCTTAGAATGGGAAAAGTTACATGCTACCTAATCTCGCATAGTCACACCTGCATGTAAAACAAATGGAGATAATGAGACCTTGTGGAACCAAGGGCAGCAATTTGATTGGCTCCGAGTTTGAAAACACACGACACGCCCCAGAAACGACACTTCTGGTTCGTCTTTCTGTCCGGGTAGAAACAATTTTCCTTTGTAGTTTAGCTACGATAAAATACGGATTTAaacgtattattattattattgtattattattactattattattattatagtattatcGTATATAGTATTATCTCAACATCGAGTCAATGAAGCATTTACAGCCTCTTAGCTTGAAGACTCTGCTCCAAAACAGAGATGTATTGGCGTGTTTACCAGCAGGCTGCGGTGAAAGCTTGAGTTATCAGACCTGGCCAACAGCCTGTGATGCAttatgggagagagaaatctCTAGTTTTAGCAGTCTGTCCTCACATCAATAATGGTGGAACAGATAGCCGCTCTAAAGGTTAAagggattgattgattgattgattgctgCTTAAAGTTCAGAGGAAGACGCAAAAATAAGGAGTGGGGAATGTTCTGTTGTCTTTGGGACTGGCTGCTagtaggaaacacacaggtgagcagcagcaggctcCGCCCACAGCAAATTGGTTTGCTCTGCTTGAATGAGTTTTAGACGGAGGTGTGGCTGTGCGAGATTAGAGGCCACCTAAACTGGACTAACTACAGCAGGCTAAATTAAACATTCAGCGATCTGTCATGTTtaggtgtgggtgtgttttgctGCACCCTGTGGCTTTTTATGCAACCGGTTGCGGCAGTTACACCGCGCCCTTTTCCAGTGTTCACCTGTCACATGACCGGGAGGGGAGCGGGCGCTCTTAAACAAGCGCACTGCCGTGTTAACTGATCACTTATCAGTCAGACCAGAGGGAGACAAAGCAAAGGGTTCAGTCACCTTGTCAGTGAGGATGAAGGCGTTCACAATGTCAATGACCTCTTCATGAGCTCCTGGGAGATACGCTCCCACCTTCCTCACAAGCCACTCCTCAcctggaagacacacacacacacacacacgcacacacacacacacacacacacacacaggttggttTGTGTGAATAAAATGACAGCCATTGgcgaaaaaaaaagcatcttttAGCCTGGTTTGGACAATACAATCATATTTGTTTCTATTCTActgtgtgttgtttatgttttcatgtcacagacccccaaatagacacaccTGATGCTGCCGTTTGATAAAATTTTGTCCCAGAGACCCATTTTGGAAGATTTTTGCTGTTGTCGATTTAGTACTGAATTGTCTAAACTCTATGTGGGAGAGTCAGTAGCAGTGAGAGTGAAGCCTGTGATTACAGTACTCATAATTTCTAATGAATTCagttacagtgaaattaaactagtcCTACTTTTTTCCAAGACCCAAATTTTAGAAGCACTGGTCTAGCATACCAGTGACTAGGGAACAGATAATAACTGGTATACTATGCAagtcaaatgtcttgtgattgatatgataaattcGTTTTTAAAGtaattgaagcatattacagtactgtttttaaagttttcatctttttaatatTCATTgagataatattgaatatcgagATAATTTCGGTCAAGTGAGTTTTCCTATGGGCGTCAGCGTACCGGTGACCCTGCGGACGCCTCCTCGGTCCACGCCCTCCTTGCGGGCCCTCAGCCGGATCGCCTGGTTCTCCCGGATCACAGTGGCCTTGATGGTCTCCAGCACCGCCACCTCCTTCCTGGGGATGTAGGTGCCTgtcggggtcaaaggtcacgcattatttttctcattatctccttCTGAAATTAGATTATCTGACAAAATTACGGCTggaatgaaagtaaaactcactgtcGATGATTATTTTAAATTGTTAGCTAACTTCATACATTTTCTTACAAATTAGCATTATTTTAGATGTTAAAACccgttttattttgaaatactgagcaGTGAACAACTATTTTCTGaaatgaatataaaatgttttagaatgaaactaAATTGTTAAATGAATCTAATCATGAAGTCACAGTAACACAAGGCAGGCCATGTTTTAGACTAGTGTTAGACGGGTGTATTGGTTTGTTTATATATTGgttatatattgtatttattaaaaatcagatatcagccagtcggTGTGGtttctctgatatgatggaggtttctccaccagccagtcaatatgtttttattcttaccatttttatatcagatgtctgaccagagaaaccATTCCAGTGTgttgtgggaggattttactcaaaaCTGCTTcatcctgccttaaagagctgctaacacacctacgagaatttcattagtctggctttcagtggagagttttagtgtcccatgatggtctaaatgctaaAATCTTGGGAAAACACTGAGTACTTGTAACGTTTTGGGGAATTTCTGCGAACACAAACGAATTTCCAGGGAGAGAGACTACAGAGTGTGTTGTTGAAGACGCACCCGGCCCTTCGAACAGCCACTCGTCTCCCgccactctcttctctcctcctccctcct encodes:
- the mvp gene encoding major vault protein, translating into MMSKKGGNRGPEFEALMDSSIIRIPPHHYIHVLDQNTNIARVEIGPLTYIRQDNERVLFPPARMIMVPPRHYCVVANPVAHDDNGQVLFDQSGQAKLRHADLEIRLTQDPFPLYPGEEVQQDVTPLQIVYPDTALRLQALLDFEEEGGGEKRVAGDEWLFEGPGTYIPRKEVAVLETIKATVIRENQAIRLRARKEGVDRGGVRRVTGEEWLVRKVGAYLPGAHEEVIDIVNAFILTDKKALHVRALRPFKDAGGRDRRTGEEWLVTMADREAHIPSVAEEVVGVVNVTTMSSRQYCVILDPVGLDGKPQLGQKRVVKGERSFFLQPGEHLEQGIQDVYVLSEEEGLVLRAVEAFNDTEQHDEEEEEEEEPMEERAKRSRRSGVLRRPGDRWMLRGPIEYVPPGAVEVVLKRHAIPLDENEGIYVRDMKTGKVRAVIGHTYMLTQDEELWEKELPQNVENLLASPHDPLADRSDRSRPAAGKQRDKTRVVAYRVPHNAAVQVYDYREKRARVVFGPEMVMLGPDEQFTVLSLSGDKPKRANVIKAVCLLLGPDFFTDIITIETADHARLQLQLSYNWHFDLKTPTESAQAAALFSVPDFVGDACKAIASRVRGAVASVQFDDFHKNSNRIICSAVFGFDEKLAVRPSLRFNQNNLVISSVDIQSVEPVDQRTRDALQKSVQLAIEITTNSQEAAARHEAERLEQEARGKLERQRITDQAEAERARKELLELEALSAAVESTGAAKAEAQSRAEAARIQGEAAVNEAKLKAEAQRIEAEAELQRLSKAREQELSYKKEMDRLEVEKQERLAQMESQRFSQLVESLGSDTLKEMARAGPELQVKLLQSLGLKSTLITDGSSPINLFTTANGLLGALPGPGQGQ